From the genome of Amycolatopsis camponoti:
GTGGTGCCACGAGCACAGCCTGCGCCCGATCCTGACGACGCTCGCGTGGACGCCGGTGGGGCGCATGCTCGCCGGGCGGTTCGGGTTCGCCGCGTACTGCGGGCCGGTGCCCGCGGTGCGCGACGGCCGCTACACCGGCGACGTCGCCGAGCACTTCGACGAGTACGGCAAGCGGGACTTCGCGCTGGCCCAGGGCATCGCCCCCGAGCGGTGCGTCGCCGTGGGGGACGGCCGGTCGGACCTGCCGCTGTTCGCCGCCGTCGGGATGAGCATCGGCTTCAACGCCTCGCCGCCGGCCCGCGCCGTCGCGACCCAAGTCGTCGACTCCGGTGACCTGACCGCGATCGTCCCGCTGCTCGAAGCTCAGTTCAGCAGCGTGTAGTTCAGCTCTTCGCAGACCCGGCCCAGCGGGACGTCCAGGCCCGGGTGGTCCAGCGGCAGCAGCACGTCCGGCGCGATCGGCAGCGCCGCGCCCGCCGGCGGGTCCCACAGGCAGATCGCCGGGTCGCCGGAGTCCATCGAGGAGCGGTACCAGAGGCCGTCGAGGTCGCTGAACGCGCCGCGGATCGCGCGGGCCCACGCCTGCGTCAGCTTCTTCGGGCCGCTGGAGATCTCCTGCGACGCGCCCACCCGCGTCGGCCACAGGCTGGTCAGGTCGAGCAGGCGCAGCGTGCGCGTCGGGCGGACGACGACGAGCCGGGGACCGCGCGTGCGGCGGTCGACCGCGGAGCTCGTCTGGAAGACCTCGGCGACCGAGGTGCGCACCGTGAGGCCGAAGTAGAGGACCCCGTTCGCGGGGTCGGTGACCGGGGCGCCGCCGCGCCCGGGCGACTGCTGGTCGAACCGGCCGTGCGGGAGCGGGCCGGTGTAGCGGAACGAGTTCCACTGCTGGGGGTGGTTGCCGTGCGCGGTGAAGATCCGGACGAGCCTGGTCGTGGGCTGGACCGTCACCACGTCGTTGGCGCGATTCAGCTGCCGGACCAGGACGGATCGGGCGGGCGGCAGCGGGAGCCGGGCCATGGGTCGGGGGTGGTCCGTCCTTGTCGGTGATCTTGCTCGGGGTGGTCCAGCCTAGAACGGCGAGCCGAGCGTGGCGATGAGGCGGGCGACGTGGTCCGGGTCACCCCCGGAGAGGAGCCATTGGCGCGGGGTCGCGGGATGCTCGTTGATGACGAGGTCCGGCTGGGGCGTGCTCATGAACGCGGCGACGACGAGCGCCGGCTGGTCTTCGGGGAGGGCCTTGAGCACGACTTCGAGGCCGGGCAGCACGCCCGAGCCGGCGAACTGCCACGCCGGCAGCCGCCAGCCGCCGTCCTTCCAGCCGGTCAGCCTGCCTTCCTTGAGGCGGTGGCGGATCCGGCTGTCGTCGACGCCGAGCGCCCGCGCCGCCTCGTTGACGCTGAGCGCGCCCTCGGCCAGCACGGCGTGCGCGGCGACGGTTCGCGCCCGGAAGTCCGGCTCGCCTTCGCGGTGCGGCGACAGGTCGAGGCCGACGTCGGTGAGCGCGGCCCGCTGATCGGCGGAGAAGTAGTGCGATGGATCCGGGTTCGGCGGGGACAGCCTGCGCGCCGCGTCTTCGACGAGCGTGAGGAACTCGTTCGCGTCGATTTTCAAGCCCGCCTTGGCGAGGATGTTCTCCAGCGCTACAGACATGAGACTGAGGTTAACCCGAAACAGCGCGCGTGTGCGGGTTCGTGCGGTTTCTTGCCCTGACTGTGGGTGAATTCACCAGAGATCGACACTTACCGCACATCAGTCAACACGTTGAGTAAACAACTTCCGGCCAGTGTGCCCGCATCGGACGACGTTGTCCAGGCTTGACAGAGTGCTTCTCCGGACTTACGTTCCGGGTGAGTAAACGATTTCCGCTCCGTGCTCACAGGATCCGGCGGGTTGGCGCCGGCCATGGGGGACACAGGGGGTGGGGCGTGCCTGGGGGCCCGGCACGAGCCGGCCCCAGGCACGTCGCTCCACCCCCGCACAGGCGAGTCGACCTCCCCATCACGCGAGTCGACCCTTCAATCACGCGAGTCGGCTCCCCAGTCACACGTGTCGTCCATCCAGGCACGCGTGTCGTCCGTCTGGGTACGCGAGTCGGCTGTCTGCGTACGTGAGTCGGCCTTCCAGGTACGCGAATCAGCCCTTGCCGCGTGTGAGCCGGTGGTCGCACGGGTCAGCGACGGGAGCTCTTCCGCTCGATCAGCCGGGCTTCGAGCGTCGTGGTCGTCGCGTCGCGGCTGCTGTCGGTGATCCGGGCCAGCAGGAGCTGCGCCGCCACGCGGCCGACCTCGTACGCCGGCTGGGCGACCACCGTCAGGGGCGGGTCGATGAGCGTCGTCCACGGGGCGTCGTCGAACGAGACGATCCCGACGTCGCGGCCCGAACGCAGGCCGCGCGACGACAACGCCTCCAGTACGCCGATCGCCATCGTGCTGTTCGCGACCAGCAGCGCGTCCGGCGGCGACGGCTCGTCGAGCAGCTCCAGCGCGGCCAGCCGGGCGCCCTCGGCGCGGTATTCCGCCCGCCGGGACACGACGTTCGCCTCGCCGACGACGTCGGCGTACCCGGCCAGGCGGTCGTCGGCGGTGCGGACACCGGCCGGCCCGGTCAGGCAGCCGACCCGGCGGTAGCCGCCCGCCAGCAGGTGCCGCGTGGCTTCGGCGGCCGCGTGGCGCGTGTCGACCAGGACCTGGTCGCCCGTGTCGGCGGGCAGCGGGCGGTCCACCGCCACCAGCGGCGTGCCCTGGCGTCGCAGGCCCTCGACGTTCGTGGACCGGCCGGTGGGGGACAGCACCACCCCGGCGACCCGTTCTTGCAGCGCGACCTCGATGTAGCGCCGTTCCTTGTCCTCGTTCTCGTCGGAGTTGCAGAGCACGACGGAGTAGCCCGACCGCTGCGCGAGGTCCTCGACGCCGCGCGCGATGGCCGTGAAGAACGGGTTTTCGACGTCGGAGATGATCAGCGCGAGAACGGCGGTCTCCTGGCGGCGGAGGTTCCGCGCCAGCCCGTTCGGGTGGTAGCCGAGCTCGGCGGCGGCCTCCTGGACGCGCGCGGCGAGCATCGGGTCCACAGTGGACTTGCCGTTGAGCGCGCGCGACACGGTCGCCGTGGAGACGCCGGCCCTGGCCGCGACGTCGCTGATGGTGGCCACACGCCCTCCCTGATCACTGGTCGAAGGGAGAATAGCGCTCTTGGTAGTCGTTTACCGTCCGCTTACCTTCTCGGGTGAGGCCTCACTTCCGGTTGCCCGCAGGGGTTACGCCGAACGGAGTCGATCACTGTGCGTCGAGTCCACAGTGGAGGCCGTGCCGAAGTAGCCGCGGGGAGTCAGGCCGGTCAGGGCCCGGCAGTCCCGGCTGAGGTGCGCCTGATCGGCGTACCCCGCGGCGACGGCCAGCGCGGCCAGCCCGGAGGCGCGCGAAGCGAGGGCGACGGCCCGCTGGAAGCGGGCGACGCGGAGGTAGGTGGCGGGCCCGTACCCGACGGCTTGGACGAAACGCCGCCGCAGCCGCCGTTCGCTCACCGCGACGGGCTCTTCGAGACGTGCGGCGGCGACTTGGGCTGGGTCGGTGCCTCGGGCGAGTAGGGCGGCGACTTGCTCCGGATTCAAGCCTCCGCGGGCGATCGCGGCGGCGATCCGGTCCGGATCGGCACCCCGGGCGAGCGTCGCGGCTTCGGCTTCAGGCCGCTCCGGCGCTGCGAGAGTCCCGGCAGCCGTCACCATCGCCGCCGCCTCCGACACTCGCGCCGCCCCCGCGTCCAGCCTCGCGATCAGCGCCGCCACCGCTTGATCCGCCGGTGGCACCTCCGCCAGCCTCGACGCAACCGCTTGCGCCGGCGTCACGTCGCCCGACAGCAACCGCTCCGTCAGCAGCTCTCCGGCGTGCCCCCACAACTCGTCGAGTGGCACCCGGCGGTCGCGTAGCTCGTCGGCCGCCACGCCCAGGACCGCCGGGGCCCGGCCCGGCGTGAACCGCACTCCGCGCAGCTCAGCGCCCGGCCGGGTCACCGACGACCACGCCGCCGTGTCCGGGCCCGCGATGAACACCTCGCCGTCGCCGACGACCAGGTCGAGGCAGCCGTCGGGGACGATCCGCTTCGGCGCCGCCGAAGCCGACCGCCACACGCAGCGGGCCACGCCCGCCAGCGGACCGGGTGGCGCCGTCTCCTCGTACACACCCCGATGATGCACCCCGGGTACGACAAAACCGCGGGCCCCCGATTGGGTGAAAGTTGGACATCTCGCGTATCAGGGGCTAACGCGCCGTGAGGTCACGGCGAGATATAGGCGACGCGCTCGACGGAAGCGCGCGCGACGAGAGAAGACCTCTTCATGGGTGTTCCCACCGCGATCCCGCCCCGCCGTGACTGCCCTGGCCGCGCCAGGTCGGCCGGCAGCGTCGTGGTCGTCCTGGGCGTGCTCGCCGCCGCCGTCGCGGTGACGGCGTTCGTCGTGCCCCGGTCCGCGCGCGGACCGGCCCAGCCCGCGCCGGTGGCCGCGCCGGTCGTGCCGGCCGCGGTCGCCACCGCGAGCCACTCCGTCGTCTACGAGCTGCTCGGCGCGCACGGCGCCCAGGACGTCACCTACGCCGCCGCGGGTGCCGCGCTGACCCAGCGCGTCGAGGTGACGACGCCGTGGTCGGTGGAGTTCACCCGAGTCGGGCCGGCCGGGCGCACCGAGTTCTACAGCATCGCCGCCCGCAACCCCGGGCCCGGCGAGCTGCGCTGCCGGATCGTCGTCGACGGGGTCGTCGTCGCCGAGAAGAGCGTCACCGAGCCGGGCCGCCAGTTCAGCTGCGCCGTCTGAGAGCAGGATCGTCGGCGTGAACAACGCCGCGATCACCTTCGGGCCCGCCCTCGTGGCGGTGCTGGTCCTGCTCGCCGTCGCCGCCACCGCGGTCGTCCAGGCCGGCGGCCTCGGCCGCGGACGGGACGTGGTCATCGCGGCCGTCCGGGCGGTCGCGCAGCTGGCCCTCGTCTCGCTGGTGATCACCGCCGTGCTGCGGTCGGCCCCGCTCACCGGCCTGTTCGTGCTGCTCATGTTCGGCATCGCCGCGGTGACGTCGGCGCGCCGCGCCGGGACCTGGGCGAACCTCCCGTGGACGGCACTCGCGATCGCGGCCGGCGTCGTGCCGGTGCTCGCGCTGGTGCTGGGCGCCGGGGTCGTCCCGCTCGAACCGATCGCGGTCGTGCCGATCGCCGGCATCGTCATCGGCGGCGCGATGACCGCGACGTCCCAGGCCGCGCGCCGGGCGCTCGACGAGCTGAACGCCCGTCACGGAGAGTACGAAGCCGCGCTCGCCCTGGGATTCCTGCCGCGCCCGGCCGCTCTCGAAATCTGCCGTCCGAGCGCCGGGCACGCGCTGATCCCGGCGCTGGACCAGACCCGCACGGTCGGACTGGTGACGCTGCCGGGCGCCTACGTCGGCGTGCTGCTGGGCGGCGCCGGGCCGATCCAGGCGGGCCTGACGCAGGTACTGGTCCTCATCGGGCTGCTCGCCGCGGAAGCCGTCTCGATCCTGGTGACCGTCCAGTTCGTCGCGGCCGGGAAGCTCAGCCGAGCGGCGTAGCCAGGTGCGAAGTGTCGTTGAAGCGCCGGACGATCCAGTTGTCGCCGTGCAGCACCAGGTGCGAAACGGACCCGTTGTCGGCGCCGAGGAACGCGAACCGCTCGACCGACCGGCTGGCCTGCGCGAACACCTCGCCGATCACGCCGCCGTGGGTGAACACGGCGACACGCTGGTCCGGGTGGGCGGCGGCGATCCGCGTCAGCGCGCCGCGCAGCCGGGCGCCGAACCGCTCGTCGGACTCCGCGCCCGGGATCACGTCCCAGCGCTGCTCGGTCCACAGCCGCTCGACGATCGGGTGGCCTTCGGCCGTGTACTTCCGGAAGAGGCCGTTCTCCCAGTCGCCCAGGTGGATCTCGCGCAGGTCCGGTTCGACGACCGGGGTCAGCCCGAGCTTCTCGGCCAGCGGCGCGGCGGTCTCCGCCGTGCGGCGCAACGTCGTCACATAGATCGCGTCGATCCGCTCGCCGGCCAGCCGGTCGCCGACGCGCCGGGCGTGGTCGCGGCCGTCCGGCGCGAGCTCCGGGTCGGCCTGGCCTTCGACCAGCGTGAAGGGGTTGTCCCCGCGCGCCGGCGCGGACTCGCCGTGCCGGACCAGGAAGATCTCGGTCGCGCCCGGCGGTGGGCTGAAGCGGTGCTGGCGGTACTCGATCTCCTGCTCGGGCGTGCTCATGGCCCCGACATTATCCGAGTTGCTTGTCCACGAAACACCATCGCCACGTCTCCCCGGGCTCGAAGCTGCGCATCACCGGATGGCGGCTTTCGTGGAAGTGCTGCGTGGCGTGCCGGCGCGGCGAAGAGTCGCAGCAGGCGACGTTGCCGCACTTGAGACACATCCGCAGGTGCACCCAGGTCGTGCCTTCGGCGATGCAGGCGGCGCACGCGTCCGGCGAGCTCGGCTCCTTTTCGACCCACTCGTGGGCCAAGTGCTTGCACGAACCGGCCGTCGCGGCCGGGGTGCGCAGCTCGCGGCCTTCGACCTCGGGCTCCTCTTCGTCCCGGTCCAGCATGGACTCTTCGATGTCGAGCCGCTCCAGGACCTTGCGCAGGACTTCGTCGTCGGCGCTGCCGCTGTCGCGGGCCTTCAGGAACTGGCGGCGCTCGACGTCGAGCAGGTCCAGCCGCAGGCGGCGGTAGGCGTCGCTCGGCGTCTCGGTCAGCGCGCTCTGCCGGCCGAGCTGTTCCCACGCCGAGTCGGTGCGGTGCTGGAGCCGGTCGCGCAGGCGCTGGATGATCTCCGGCGGGTCGTCGGGCTGCCGGATCTCTTCGAGCCGGGTCAGCGCCGCGCGGGTCATGTCGTGCAGGACGGCCGCCTCCTGCAGCGCGTCCTCCGCCGGGTCCGGCCGCGGCAGGCGCAGCTTCCGGATCAGCGGCGGCAGCGTCATGCCCTGCACGGCCAGGGTGCCGGCCACGACGACGAACGCCGCGAGCACCAGCACCGCCCGCTGCGGGGTGTCCGCGGGGAGCACGAACGCCGCGGCGAGCGTGACCACGCCGCGCATGCCCGCCCAGGCGATGACGGCCGAGTAGCGCCACGGCCAGATCTTCGCCCGCGGTTTCGCCGGCAGCAGGCGCCGCTCCAGCCGTTTCACGGTGCCGATCCCGGCCATCCACAGCACCCGGGTGACGATGGTCGCGCCCAGCACGGCGACGCAGATCCAGACGAGCATCGCCAGCGACAGCCCGCTTTCGCCGACCTCGGAGAGGATCCGGCGCAGCTGCAGGCCGATCAGCAGGAAGACCATGTTCTCCAGCAGGAACGCGATGGTCTGCCAGTTCAGCCGCGACGCCAGGCGCGTCGAGCCGGAGAGGATCTGCGGTGCCTTGTGCCCGAGGATGAGCCCGGCGATGACCACCGCGAGCACGCCGGAGCCGTGGATCGCCTCGGCCGGGATGTAGGCGATGAAGGGCACGGCGAACGACAGCGCGGTGTCGAGCACCGGCTCGTTCAGCCGGGCGCGGACGAACGCGGCCGCGAACCCGACGACGAGCCCGACGACGGCGCCGCCGATGGCCGCGCGGAAGAAGTCGGCGCCGACCTGCCACAGGCTGACCGACCCGGCCAGCGCGGCGATGGCCGTGCGGAGGGCGACCAGCGCGGCCGCGTCGTTGAACAGGCTCTCGCCCTCCAGCAGCCGGATCAGCTTGCGGGGCATGCCGACCCGGCGGGCGACGACGCTGGCCGCGACCGCGTCCGGCGGGGCCACGATCGCGCCGAGCGCGATGCCGCCGGCCAGCGGGAGCCCGGGGATCACCGCCCAGGCGACCAGCCCGACGCCGAAGGTGGTGAACACGACGAGCCCGACCGACATCAGCCCGATCGCCCCGCGGTTCTTCCGGAAGTCGACCAGCGACGTCTGGATGGCCGCCGAGTACAGCAGCGGCGGGAGCAGGCCGAGCAGCACGACCTCGGGGTCGAGGTGGTACTCGGGCACGCCGGGGACGTACGACGCCACGACGCCGACGGCGATCAGGCACAGCGGGGCGGACCAGTCCAGCCGCCGCGCCACCGCGCTGACGACGAGGACGGTCACGACCAGCGCCACTATCTCTGCCGCTATGTGCACGGGGTAATCATTACCCGTCGGCCGCCCCGGGTGTCACCTGGCCAGGTCGGGGAGCACTTCGGCGACCAGCTGGGTGTCCAGGTACTCGGTGATCTCGCGGATCCGGCCGCCTTCGAGCCGGACGACGAAGCAGTACTGGTTGTCGTAGCGCGCCCCGGCCTTCGTGGCGACGCTGCCCCGCGTCTCGACCACGACGACGTCGTCCTCGGCGACGAACCGGCTCGCGGTGCTGGTGTAGGTGCCGTCGAACTGCTCGCCGAGCGGCGCCAGCAGGTCGCGGCGGACGGAGTCCTTGCCGCGGAAGCTGCCGGACCAGCTGGTGTGGCCGCCGACCGTCCACGTGACGTCGTCGGCCATGGCGGCGATCAGCGGCCGGATGTCGCCGGTGCCCCAGGCGTCGAAGGCGGTTCTCAGCAGCTGCTTGTTTTCGGACGCGCTCATGGTTCCCTCCCAGTGTGTGTGGCCCAGTCAACACGCTGGAGCGCGCTCCAGCGCAAGCTCCTAGGCTGGGTTCGTGACGACGGTGGAGATCGCGGCCGGCGCCCTGCGCGGGTCCGAAGGGGACGGGGTGCGGACGTTCCTCGGCGTGCCCTACGCCGAGCCGCCGGTGGGGGAGCTGCGGTTCCGCGCGCCCCGGCCGGTGCCGCCGTGGCCGGGTGTCCGGGACGCCACCGGGTGGGCGCCGCGCGCGCCGCAGCCCGAGCTGACCGGGCGCGGCTTCACCGGGGACGAGGACTGCCTGTACCTGAACGTCTACGCGCCGGCGTCGCCCGGCTCGTACCCGGTGCTCGTCTGGATCCACGGCGGGGGCGGCGTGATGGGCGCGCCCCACCAGTTCGACGCGTCCGCGTACGCGCGGCGAGGCGTCGTCGTCGTGACCGTCGCCTACCGGCTCGGGGTGCTCGGGATGCTGCACCTGCCCGGCGTCGCCGACTCCAACCTGTCCCTGCGCGACCAGGTCGCGGCGCTGGAGTGGGTGCGGGACGACATCGGCGCGTTCGGGGGCGATCCGGACCGCGTGACGCTCGCCGGGCAGTCCAACGGCGGCCGCACCGTCGGGACGCTGCTGGCCGTGCCCGCGACGCGCGGTCTGGTGCGCCAGGCGATCGTCCAGAGCGGGACCGGCGTCGGCTCGGTCGTGCACACCCCGGCCGAAGGCGAGGCGATCGCTTCGGCGGTTCTCGCCGAGCTGGCCGCCTCGCCGGAAGACCTCGCGACGCTGCCGGTGAAGGAGATTCTTCAGGCGCAGCAACGGGTTTCGGCGGTCTCCGGCACGAAGGTGACCTACCGCGTGGTCGTCGGGGACGAGCTGCTGCCGCAACGCCCGCTGGACGCCGTCCGCGAGGTCCCGCTGCTCATCGGGACGACGGCCGACGAAGAGGACCTGTTCAGCTGGCTGCAGTCGGGCGGCGCGAAGCTCCTGGGCGTCGGCTCGACGATGCTGGACGCCGCCGAGGTCGAGAAAGCCGTCGCGGCGTACGGCGAACTGCTCGACTGGCCGGAGGACCAGATCCGCAACCGCGCGTTGACCGCGGGGGACTGGTGGATCCCGGCGATCCGCTTCGCCGAGAAGCAGCCGGACGCGTGGATGTACCGGCTGGACTGGCGGATCGCGCCGCGGGGTAAGGGGCTCGGCGCGCCGCACGGACTGGACCTGCCGCTGACGTTCGACGACATCCGCAACCGCAACTGGCGGTTCCTCTTCGCCGGCCGGACGTTCCCGGCCGAGCGCATGCAGGCGATGGCGACCGAGATGTTCGGCGCCTGGGTCCGCTTCATCGCGACCGGCGACCCGGGCTGGCCTCGCTACACGCGGGAAGACCGCGTCACGCGCCTCTTCGACGACGTCTCCACGACGGTCTCGGACCCGGACCGCGAGCAGCGCCTGCTCTGGATGGCATGAGGGGCACCTTCACAGCCGTGAAGGTGCCCCTCATCGAACAGCGCTAGACGGTGATCTTGTCGAGGTTCGGGCCGCCGTTGGCGGTCGTCGCGGTCGCCTTGATCTTGTTCGTCCCGGCGGTCAGCGTCACCGGGATGGTGACCGTCTGCCAGGTGTCCCAGTTGCCCGTGCCGCCGAACGCCACCGCGGACGCCACCTTGGTGCCGTTCACCGTGAGGTCCATCGGCCGGTTCACCGTGGTGCCGTTGGCGAACCGCAGGACGACGTTCGCCGGGCCGGCGGCCGCCGCGTTGACCGAGAACTCCACCGCGCTGCCCGTCGCGTTGTCGTAGTTGACGAACCCGGTGCCGGTGAACCCGGCGTGGTTCGACTCCGCGACGCCGTTGGTGATCGTGGCGTTCTCGGCCTGGTAGTCCACCGGGTCACCCGGGCCCGGGCCGGTGGTGCCGTCGGCCGGGATCGTCTTCGTCCCGGTGTTCCAGCCCGCGATCCGCACGGACGCCTTGGCGCCCTTGAGGTCCGCGGTCCGGTACGTCGCCGTCAGCGTCGTCGACTCGCCGGGCCAGAGGGTGACCTGGTTGTCGGTCCACCGCACCGGCAGCACCGGCGCGCCCGCTGCGCCGACCACGTGCGCGTCGACGAAGAACGCCGGCACCTTGTTCGCCGACCCGTTCGTCAGCGTCACCTTGGTGGTCGTGGTGCCGTCGCCGTTGGTGGTCGACGTCGCGGTCGACCCCAGGCTGACCTGGGCCAGGCCGTTCAGCCCGGACAGGTCCGCGTAGGCCGACTGCGGCGTGTAGTACCAGTCGCTGTTGCCCCAGTCGAGCGTGTCGGCCTTGGTGGACAGCCAGTAGACGTTGCGGCTGACCTCCTTGCCCGCCGAGTCGCTCAGGACCAGCTTCGCCAGGTACGTCGTCGACAGGCCGCTCACCGAACCGATGGTCAGCGCGGTCGTCTTCGCGCCGTCACCGCCCACGGACACGGCCTTCGACTGGTTGAACTTCTCCGTGCCGTCCAGGTTGTAC
Proteins encoded in this window:
- a CDS encoding HAD family hydrolase, which codes for MRGLVCFDVDGTLAPGPSSCAWVAAVLGHEAELVAAEAAYDAGLMTNQEASVIDARGWAGHTEAEIGARLASLPLVEGIAETVEWCHEHSLRPILTTLAWTPVGRMLAGRFGFAAYCGPVPAVRDGRYTGDVAEHFDEYGKRDFALAQGIAPERCVAVGDGRSDLPLFAAVGMSIGFNASPPARAVATQVVDSGDLTAIVPLLEAQFSSV
- a CDS encoding RES family NAD+ phosphorylase, with translation MARLPLPPARSVLVRQLNRANDVVTVQPTTRLVRIFTAHGNHPQQWNSFRYTGPLPHGRFDQQSPGRGGAPVTDPANGVLYFGLTVRTSVAEVFQTSSAVDRRTRGPRLVVVRPTRTLRLLDLTSLWPTRVGASQEISSGPKKLTQAWARAIRGAFSDLDGLWYRSSMDSGDPAICLWDPPAGAALPIAPDVLLPLDHPGLDVPLGRVCEELNYTLLN
- a CDS encoding DNA-binding protein is translated as MSVALENILAKAGLKIDANEFLTLVEDAARRLSPPNPDPSHYFSADQRAALTDVGLDLSPHREGEPDFRARTVAAHAVLAEGALSVNEAARALGVDDSRIRHRLKEGRLTGWKDGGWRLPAWQFAGSGVLPGLEVVLKALPEDQPALVVAAFMSTPQPDLVINEHPATPRQWLLSGGDPDHVARLIATLGSPF
- a CDS encoding LacI family DNA-binding transcriptional regulator; amino-acid sequence: MATISDVAARAGVSTATVSRALNGKSTVDPMLAARVQEAAAELGYHPNGLARNLRRQETAVLALIISDVENPFFTAIARGVEDLAQRSGYSVVLCNSDENEDKERRYIEVALQERVAGVVLSPTGRSTNVEGLRRQGTPLVAVDRPLPADTGDQVLVDTRHAAAEATRHLLAGGYRRVGCLTGPAGVRTADDRLAGYADVVGEANVVSRRAEYRAEGARLAALELLDEPSPPDALLVANSTMAIGVLEALSSRGLRSGRDVGIVSFDDAPWTTLIDPPLTVVAQPAYEVGRVAAQLLLARITDSSRDATTTTLEARLIERKSSRR
- a CDS encoding helix-turn-helix domain-containing protein; translated protein: MYEETAPPGPLAGVARCVWRSASAAPKRIVPDGCLDLVVGDGEVFIAGPDTAAWSSVTRPGAELRGVRFTPGRAPAVLGVAADELRDRRVPLDELWGHAGELLTERLLSGDVTPAQAVASRLAEVPPADQAVAALIARLDAGAARVSEAAAMVTAAGTLAAPERPEAEAATLARGADPDRIAAAIARGGLNPEQVAALLARGTDPAQVAAARLEEPVAVSERRLRRRFVQAVGYGPATYLRVARFQRAVALASRASGLAALAVAAGYADQAHLSRDCRALTGLTPRGYFGTASTVDSTHSDRLRSA
- a CDS encoding MmpS family transport accessory protein, which translates into the protein MGVPTAIPPRRDCPGRARSAGSVVVVLGVLAAAVAVTAFVVPRSARGPAQPAPVAAPVVPAAVATASHSVVYELLGAHGAQDVTYAAAGAALTQRVEVTTPWSVEFTRVGPAGRTEFYSIAARNPGPGELRCRIVVDGVVVAEKSVTEPGRQFSCAV
- a CDS encoding ABC transporter permease; amino-acid sequence: MNNAAITFGPALVAVLVLLAVAATAVVQAGGLGRGRDVVIAAVRAVAQLALVSLVITAVLRSAPLTGLFVLLMFGIAAVTSARRAGTWANLPWTALAIAAGVVPVLALVLGAGVVPLEPIAVVPIAGIVIGGAMTATSQAARRALDELNARHGEYEAALALGFLPRPAALEICRPSAGHALIPALDQTRTVGLVTLPGAYVGVLLGGAGPIQAGLTQVLVLIGLLAAEAVSILVTVQFVAAGKLSRAA
- a CDS encoding histidine phosphatase family protein, encoding MSTPEQEIEYRQHRFSPPPGATEIFLVRHGESAPARGDNPFTLVEGQADPELAPDGRDHARRVGDRLAGERIDAIYVTTLRRTAETAAPLAEKLGLTPVVEPDLREIHLGDWENGLFRKYTAEGHPIVERLWTEQRWDVIPGAESDERFGARLRGALTRIAAAHPDQRVAVFTHGGVIGEVFAQASRSVERFAFLGADNGSVSHLVLHGDNWIVRRFNDTSHLATPLG
- a CDS encoding Na+/H+ antiporter — translated: MHIAAEIVALVVTVLVVSAVARRLDWSAPLCLIAVGVVASYVPGVPEYHLDPEVVLLGLLPPLLYSAAIQTSLVDFRKNRGAIGLMSVGLVVFTTFGVGLVAWAVIPGLPLAGGIALGAIVAPPDAVAASVVARRVGMPRKLIRLLEGESLFNDAAALVALRTAIAALAGSVSLWQVGADFFRAAIGGAVVGLVVGFAAAFVRARLNEPVLDTALSFAVPFIAYIPAEAIHGSGVLAVVIAGLILGHKAPQILSGSTRLASRLNWQTIAFLLENMVFLLIGLQLRRILSEVGESGLSLAMLVWICVAVLGATIVTRVLWMAGIGTVKRLERRLLPAKPRAKIWPWRYSAVIAWAGMRGVVTLAAAFVLPADTPQRAVLVLAAFVVVAGTLAVQGMTLPPLIRKLRLPRPDPAEDALQEAAVLHDMTRAALTRLEEIRQPDDPPEIIQRLRDRLQHRTDSAWEQLGRQSALTETPSDAYRRLRLDLLDVERRQFLKARDSGSADDEVLRKVLERLDIEESMLDRDEEEPEVEGRELRTPAATAGSCKHLAHEWVEKEPSSPDACAACIAEGTTWVHLRMCLKCGNVACCDSSPRRHATQHFHESRHPVMRSFEPGETWRWCFVDKQLG
- a CDS encoding nuclear transport factor 2 family protein, producing MSASENKQLLRTAFDAWGTGDIRPLIAAMADDVTWTVGGHTSWSGSFRGKDSVRRDLLAPLGEQFDGTYTSTASRFVAEDDVVVVETRGSVATKAGARYDNQYCFVVRLEGGRIREITEYLDTQLVAEVLPDLAR
- a CDS encoding carboxylesterase/lipase family protein, translated to MTTVEIAAGALRGSEGDGVRTFLGVPYAEPPVGELRFRAPRPVPPWPGVRDATGWAPRAPQPELTGRGFTGDEDCLYLNVYAPASPGSYPVLVWIHGGGGVMGAPHQFDASAYARRGVVVVTVAYRLGVLGMLHLPGVADSNLSLRDQVAALEWVRDDIGAFGGDPDRVTLAGQSNGGRTVGTLLAVPATRGLVRQAIVQSGTGVGSVVHTPAEGEAIASAVLAELAASPEDLATLPVKEILQAQQRVSAVSGTKVTYRVVVGDELLPQRPLDAVREVPLLIGTTADEEDLFSWLQSGGAKLLGVGSTMLDAAEVEKAVAAYGELLDWPEDQIRNRALTAGDWWIPAIRFAEKQPDAWMYRLDWRIAPRGKGLGAPHGLDLPLTFDDIRNRNWRFLFAGRTFPAERMQAMATEMFGAWVRFIATGDPGWPRYTREDRVTRLFDDVSTTVSDPDREQRLLWMA